One Nonomuraea angiospora DNA segment encodes these proteins:
- a CDS encoding type II toxin-antitoxin system VapC family toxin, with the protein MIVIDSSALVEALAGDAPADELLTRVAENRLHIPYLLDYEFRNAMRGLLLGGKISEARAEGARIVKAGLPFTRHADDVTAERAWDLRANFNGYDATYVALAEALDCTLVTTDEKIYKVARKYINIDLC; encoded by the coding sequence GTGATCGTCATCGACAGCTCGGCGCTCGTCGAGGCCCTGGCCGGAGACGCCCCCGCAGACGAACTGCTCACACGCGTCGCCGAGAACCGGCTCCACATCCCTTACCTGCTCGACTACGAGTTCCGCAATGCCATGCGCGGCCTGCTCCTCGGCGGGAAGATCAGCGAGGCGCGCGCCGAGGGAGCCCGGATCGTCAAGGCGGGTCTGCCCTTCACCCGTCACGCCGACGACGTGACCGCCGAGCGCGCCTGGGACCTGCGGGCCAACTTCAACGGTTACGACGCCACTTACGTCGCCCTCGCCGAAGCGCTGGACTGCACCCTGGTCACCACGGACGAGAAGATCTACAAGGTAGCCCGCAAGTACATCAACATCGACCTCTGCTGA
- a CDS encoding DUF6571 family protein has translation MSPMVGINPTLMTQLINNMKRVSGTIPDVSLQVERAVASLGVELYGPAHAIGRQMSEQIPSLQGRLDLILAEPDRKSGKGGVLWANESDWLSKSPAEGAASAKALATKLRDQVKGHSLDAETVAEIERHKNDPYFAVAFAKEIPPRELKALINRLYGAGLPQSGRPSQRDVRTQDRLATMLSKILGTASRGVGRMKLADDYADQLVADVENPQDAFAVKKLLQDGEFDHTFLLTVARKLYDKDVAHPPDPSRPRDPWTMPGPKDVSPGDLSPMGTALVALAHHPAVAQDFFTDPQRKPLAYLMRQHHWDGDADADLGWAIQAASTEFRDHGLPPGNSRGYKSALIASWAAHFWSDAKVQKNLPNTRANLGEILAQYTGDLHRDFQSFSEKTPAVVTEADSDKNLLGAEPYGAKFNAPEVKKAMTWAFADDDAFQSVAAAHGLYSAKVLDELAAKVAKEVDADFAAWRKSHPEATKQQLDAARQDILEERMSRSGGAEFSRATRGLGMTTWVITDAANISKIGEAKENDARVAAFKEMTEKVVGLAPGPQGKFVGLLVDEAKSAIFGKIKSGHEDQARQDADTAMGAAKHMFTDLTAATMMRHGLFGDGSVPAKTHPYRYKDFAPGSKGHFLADGEIKPWADMNADEREAYEEWLDLNETGRVFGRPDESIEAGFRSAEKYYSGHGS, from the coding sequence ATGAGCCCGATGGTCGGCATCAACCCCACGCTGATGACGCAACTGATCAACAATATGAAGCGGGTCAGCGGGACGATCCCGGACGTCAGCCTCCAGGTGGAACGGGCTGTGGCCTCGCTGGGCGTCGAGTTGTACGGCCCTGCCCATGCCATCGGCCGCCAGATGAGCGAGCAGATCCCTTCGCTCCAGGGCCGCCTCGACCTCATCCTCGCCGAACCGGACCGCAAATCCGGTAAGGGCGGCGTTCTCTGGGCCAACGAATCGGACTGGCTGTCGAAGTCTCCCGCCGAGGGCGCGGCATCCGCCAAGGCTCTGGCCACCAAGTTGCGGGACCAGGTCAAGGGTCACTCCCTCGACGCCGAGACAGTGGCCGAAATCGAGCGGCACAAGAACGATCCGTACTTCGCCGTGGCCTTCGCCAAGGAAATACCGCCGCGCGAGCTCAAAGCCCTGATCAACAGGCTGTACGGAGCCGGCCTCCCGCAGTCGGGCCGACCATCCCAACGCGACGTCAGGACACAGGACAGGCTCGCCACCATGCTGAGCAAGATCCTTGGTACGGCCTCGCGCGGAGTGGGCCGGATGAAGCTGGCCGACGACTACGCTGATCAACTGGTCGCCGACGTCGAGAACCCGCAGGACGCGTTCGCGGTGAAAAAGCTGCTCCAAGACGGCGAGTTCGACCATACGTTCCTGCTCACGGTGGCCCGGAAGCTGTACGACAAGGACGTGGCTCATCCACCCGACCCGAGCCGGCCACGCGATCCGTGGACGATGCCCGGCCCCAAGGACGTCTCGCCCGGCGATCTCAGCCCCATGGGCACGGCCCTGGTCGCGCTCGCCCACCATCCCGCCGTCGCCCAGGACTTCTTCACCGACCCGCAGCGCAAACCACTTGCCTACCTGATGCGACAGCACCACTGGGATGGCGACGCCGACGCGGATCTCGGCTGGGCCATCCAGGCGGCCAGCACGGAATTCCGCGATCACGGCCTGCCGCCTGGCAATTCCCGCGGCTACAAGTCCGCCCTGATCGCCTCGTGGGCAGCCCACTTCTGGAGCGATGCCAAGGTCCAGAAGAATCTTCCCAATACCCGCGCCAACCTCGGCGAGATCTTGGCCCAATACACCGGGGATTTGCACCGCGACTTCCAATCCTTCAGCGAGAAAACGCCGGCTGTGGTGACAGAAGCGGACTCGGACAAGAACCTGCTAGGCGCGGAACCCTACGGCGCCAAGTTCAATGCGCCAGAGGTCAAGAAGGCGATGACATGGGCGTTCGCAGACGACGACGCGTTTCAGAGCGTGGCCGCCGCGCACGGGCTGTATTCCGCCAAGGTGCTGGACGAACTGGCTGCCAAGGTCGCGAAGGAGGTCGACGCCGATTTCGCGGCATGGCGGAAGTCGCATCCGGAGGCCACAAAGCAGCAACTCGACGCCGCACGGCAGGACATCCTCGAAGAGCGCATGAGCCGCAGCGGAGGCGCGGAATTCTCCCGGGCGACGCGCGGCCTCGGCATGACGACCTGGGTGATCACCGATGCCGCCAATATCTCCAAGATCGGAGAGGCGAAGGAGAACGACGCACGCGTCGCCGCCTTCAAGGAGATGACGGAGAAAGTCGTGGGCCTGGCTCCAGGGCCGCAGGGGAAGTTCGTCGGGCTCTTGGTCGACGAGGCCAAGAGCGCGATCTTCGGAAAGATCAAGTCCGGCCACGAGGACCAGGCTCGCCAGGACGCGGACACCGCGATGGGAGCGGCCAAGCACATGTTCACCGATCTCACGGCAGCCACGATGATGCGCCATGGCCTGTTCGGGGACGGATCCGTGCCCGCCAAGACGCACCCATACCGCTACAAGGATTTCGCTCCGGGCTCGAAAGGTCACTTCTTGGCGGATGGGGAGATCAAGCCCTGGGCCGATATGAATGCCGACGAGCGTGAGGCCTACGAGGAGTGGTTGGATCTGAACGAGACGGGTCGCGTTTTCGGTCGTCCGGATGAATCCATCGAGGCCGGCTTCAGGAGTGCAGAAAAATACTATTCCGGACATGGCTCATGA
- a CDS encoding crotonase/enoyl-CoA hydratase family protein, producing the protein MTVRVEREGPVTTVVISRPEARNAVDRKTADALAGAFRDFEGSDAAVAVLWGEGGTFCAGADLKALDNHVGEDGDGPMGPTRMRLSKPVIAAVAGHAVAGGLELALWCDLRVAEEGAAFGVFCRRWGVPLIDGGTVRLPRLIGASRAMDMILTGRPVDGREAYEWGLANRLVPDGTARRHAEELAREIARFPQTCLRGDRLSALEQEGLGEEEAMRNELRHGLVSLPDAVGGAARFAAGAGRHGDFGDL; encoded by the coding sequence ATGACCGTACGCGTGGAGCGCGAGGGACCGGTCACCACCGTGGTGATCAGCAGGCCGGAGGCGCGTAACGCGGTCGATCGCAAGACGGCCGACGCGCTGGCGGGCGCGTTCCGTGACTTCGAGGGCTCCGACGCCGCCGTGGCGGTGCTGTGGGGCGAGGGCGGCACGTTCTGCGCCGGGGCCGATCTAAAGGCGCTCGACAACCACGTCGGCGAGGACGGCGACGGGCCGATGGGCCCGACCAGGATGCGCCTGTCCAAGCCGGTCATCGCCGCCGTGGCCGGGCACGCCGTCGCCGGCGGGCTGGAGCTGGCCCTCTGGTGCGACCTGCGGGTGGCCGAGGAGGGGGCCGCCTTCGGGGTGTTCTGCCGCAGGTGGGGGGTGCCGCTCATCGACGGCGGCACCGTACGGCTGCCCCGGCTCATCGGCGCCTCCCGGGCGATGGACATGATCCTCACCGGCCGGCCCGTCGACGGGCGGGAGGCGTACGAGTGGGGGCTGGCCAACCGGCTCGTGCCCGACGGCACCGCCCGGCGGCACGCCGAGGAGCTGGCCCGCGAGATCGCGCGCTTCCCGCAGACCTGCCTGCGCGGCGACCGGCTGTCGGCGCTGGAGCAGGAGGGGCTGGGCGAGGAGGAGGCGATGCGGAACGAGTTGCGTCACGGGCTCGTCTCGCTGCCCGACGCCGTGGGCGGCGCCGCCCGCTTCGCCGCCGGCGCGGGCCGCCACGGAGACTTCGGCGACCTTTAG
- a CDS encoding PaaX family transcriptional regulator C-terminal domain-containing protein: MEERNTLSARSAVLSALLGSHPPRLPARQLVRIGALFGIAEGTVRVALSRMVAAGDLLQDGRFYTLSERLAERQARQDESRDPHTRPWDGTWEIAVVTAERRAPADRAAFRATMTALRLAELREGTWMRPANLVRAWPEAVTAQCTLIDGRPHDDPTPLLWDLDGWAAEAHRLERALDRSLDRAGGLAEGFLVSAAVLRHLLADPLLPRELLPAGWPGAELRARYDDFDRHYREVLYEHLKG, encoded by the coding sequence ATGGAAGAGCGTAACACCCTGAGCGCCAGATCGGCCGTGCTGAGCGCGCTGCTGGGCAGCCACCCGCCGCGGCTGCCCGCCCGGCAGCTGGTGCGCATCGGCGCGCTGTTCGGCATCGCCGAGGGCACCGTACGGGTGGCGCTGTCGCGCATGGTCGCGGCCGGCGACCTCCTCCAGGACGGTCGCTTCTACACGCTGTCGGAGCGGCTCGCCGAGCGCCAGGCCAGGCAGGACGAGAGCCGCGACCCGCACACCAGGCCGTGGGACGGCACCTGGGAGATCGCCGTGGTGACGGCGGAGCGGCGCGCGCCCGCCGACCGGGCCGCCTTCCGGGCCACGATGACCGCGCTGCGCCTGGCCGAGCTGCGCGAGGGCACCTGGATGCGGCCCGCCAACCTGGTGCGCGCGTGGCCGGAGGCCGTCACGGCGCAGTGCACGCTGATCGACGGCCGCCCGCACGACGACCCCACTCCCCTGCTGTGGGACCTGGACGGCTGGGCGGCCGAGGCCCACCGGCTGGAGCGGGCCCTCGACCGATCCCTCGACCGGGCCGGCGGCCTGGCCGAGGGCTTCCTGGTCTCGGCCGCCGTGCTGCGCCATCTCCTGGCCGACCCGCTGCTCCCGAGGGAGCTGCTGCCGGCCGGCTGGCCGGGCGCGGAGCTGCGCGCCCGCTACGACGACTTCGACCGCCACTACCGCGAGGTGCTGTACGAGCACCTCAAGGGCTGA
- a CDS encoding FAD-binding oxidoreductase: MNELKNLTTGRVLLPGDEGFDEARRPWNLAVDQPVRAVVDAADADDVAATIGYARLNGLSVTAQPSGHGASGDTEGAILLRTGGLGGVEIDNGVARVGAGVKWGEVLAAASPLGLTGLAGSSPVVGVTGYTLGGGLSWFSRKYGFAADGVRAFDAVDAEGRRIRVTAERDPELFWALRGGGGDFAVVTAMEFELRPAPFLYGGRITWPIERAPEVLAAYREVTATAPDELTVWFDLLQIPGGPGFVMVDSTYLGRDPGALLRPFELIGGAIGDNRRLLPVAELGSICDEPTDPQPGTSRCELLTGLDDQVAGVLLGEPIDPMISLQIRHLGGALSRPADGGGAAGHLDEPYLVYAIGRPTEATAERLERLGKALVPFSSGRKPYTMLHGGEQAAAAFPRESLARLRDLKRSRDPHGVIRANFPVLG, translated from the coding sequence ATGAACGAACTGAAGAACTTGACGACCGGCCGCGTCCTCCTCCCCGGCGACGAGGGTTTCGACGAGGCGCGCAGGCCCTGGAACCTGGCCGTCGACCAGCCGGTGCGCGCGGTCGTGGACGCCGCCGACGCCGACGACGTGGCGGCCACGATCGGCTACGCCCGCCTGAACGGGCTGTCGGTGACCGCGCAGCCGAGCGGCCACGGAGCCTCCGGCGACACCGAGGGCGCCATCCTGCTGCGGACCGGCGGCCTGGGCGGAGTGGAGATCGACAACGGGGTGGCGCGCGTCGGCGCGGGCGTGAAGTGGGGCGAGGTGCTGGCGGCGGCGAGCCCGCTCGGGCTGACCGGCCTCGCGGGCAGCTCCCCCGTGGTCGGCGTGACCGGGTACACGCTGGGTGGCGGGCTGAGCTGGTTCAGCAGGAAGTACGGCTTCGCCGCCGACGGCGTGCGGGCCTTCGACGCGGTGGACGCCGAGGGCCGGCGGATCCGGGTGACGGCCGAGCGGGACCCCGAGCTGTTCTGGGCGCTGCGGGGCGGCGGCGGTGACTTCGCGGTCGTGACGGCGATGGAGTTCGAGCTGCGGCCCGCCCCGTTCCTGTACGGCGGGCGGATCACGTGGCCGATCGAGCGGGCGCCCGAGGTGCTGGCCGCCTACCGCGAGGTCACCGCGACCGCGCCGGACGAGCTGACGGTCTGGTTCGACCTGCTGCAGATCCCCGGCGGGCCGGGGTTCGTCATGGTCGACAGCACGTACCTGGGCCGGGACCCGGGCGCGCTGCTGCGGCCCTTCGAGCTGATCGGCGGCGCGATCGGCGACAACCGGCGGCTGCTGCCGGTGGCCGAGCTGGGCTCCATCTGCGACGAACCCACCGACCCCCAGCCCGGCACCAGCCGGTGCGAGCTGCTGACCGGGCTCGACGACCAGGTGGCCGGCGTGCTGCTGGGCGAACCGATCGACCCGATGATCAGCCTGCAGATCCGGCACCTGGGCGGCGCGCTGTCCAGGCCCGCCGACGGGGGCGGCGCGGCGGGGCACCTGGACGAGCCGTACCTGGTCTACGCGATCGGCCGGCCCACGGAGGCCACGGCCGAGCGGCTGGAGCGGCTGGGCAAGGCGCTGGTGCCGTTCAGCAGCGGGCGCAAGCCGTACACGATGCTGCACGGCGGCGAGCAGGCGGCGGCGGCGTTCCCGCGCGAGTCCCTGGCCAGGCTCCGCGACCTCAAGCGCTCCCGCGACCCGCACGGCGTCATCCGCGCCAACTTCCCCGTGCTGGGGTAG
- a CDS encoding DUF397 domain-containing protein encodes MELNEEVAKEIASPAGWITASSDQGGDCLEAKHLPDGRIALRDTEQPDAEPWVVRRAVWDKFVAGAKNGIFDF; translated from the coding sequence GTGGAGTTGAATGAGGAAGTCGCCAAGGAGATAGCAAGCCCGGCCGGATGGATCACCGCGTCAAGCGACCAGGGTGGCGACTGTCTGGAGGCCAAGCATCTGCCGGATGGCCGCATCGCGTTGCGCGACACCGAACAGCCGGATGCCGAGCCATGGGTGGTCCGCCGGGCCGTCTGGGACAAGTTCGTAGCAGGCGCAAAGAACGGCATATTCGACTTTTAG
- a CDS encoding FitA-like ribbon-helix-helix domain-containing protein produces MDATLQVRGLDAEVVAELKARAARKRMSLSAYVAVILTEVAATPAPDTIRERLEALRSLGGGASHDDVVSEIRKIRES; encoded by the coding sequence ATGGATGCCACCTTGCAGGTCAGAGGGTTGGACGCGGAAGTGGTCGCAGAACTGAAGGCACGGGCCGCGCGTAAGCGGATGTCGCTTTCCGCGTATGTGGCCGTCATCCTTACCGAGGTCGCCGCCACTCCCGCCCCGGATACGATCAGAGAACGGCTGGAGGCGCTCCGGTCGCTCGGCGGCGGGGCGAGTCACGACGACGTCGTATCCGAGATACGGAAGATCCGCGAGTCGTGA
- a CDS encoding ATP-binding protein, with protein MKLVGSMRFPGCPQVIRDVRIYAAHWLVMALPEAADDENLLEDLRLLVTELAANAMKHTMSGRWKWGSFRVRLWLGADRIRIEVMDQGWWSGPRLRDDPFETGGRGLQILAAVATKWGVRRRSFGRTVWFELSVQAPAAVDIADVPHRHHVQEPRRELEGRTA; from the coding sequence ATGAAACTCGTCGGCTCAATGCGGTTTCCTGGGTGCCCTCAGGTAATCCGTGATGTACGGATTTATGCTGCTCATTGGCTCGTTATGGCACTGCCGGAGGCCGCCGATGATGAGAATCTTCTGGAGGATCTGCGGCTCCTGGTCACCGAGCTCGCCGCGAACGCGATGAAGCACACCATGTCCGGTCGCTGGAAATGGGGGTCATTTCGAGTCCGCCTGTGGCTCGGCGCCGATCGGATCCGTATCGAAGTGATGGACCAGGGATGGTGGTCGGGGCCGAGACTCCGTGACGACCCATTCGAGACCGGCGGACGAGGACTTCAGATCTTGGCGGCCGTGGCGACGAAATGGGGAGTCAGAAGGCGCTCGTTCGGCCGAACCGTCTGGTTCGAGCTGTCTGTCCAAGCCCCTGCCGCAGTGGACATCGCGGATGTCCCGCATCGGCATCACGTGCAGGAACCTCGCCGAGAACTTGAGGGAAGGACCGCGTGA
- a CDS encoding helix-turn-helix domain-containing protein: protein MDVVTGGVMPAPKELDPTASPAAHFGADLRKYRYAAKWTQEQLAERIGYSKSRIGNVERGEENPTRELIELCEEALGLNGPLLSHWPAISGNRMPDWFRQWPPIERKADQLLTWAPLIVPGLVQTEEYARAIFEGGPHATPQQVDEAAEARVDRQSIFNRPNPPQFLAVIDEGILYRPIGDEFVTHRQLEHLITLAENKWFTVQLLPYAARCTAVLVGPALLAQQNGVPIAAYVESAVHGRVVDSTSEIKRLVDRLELIRSAALPEYLSVQRIKERLQRGVE, encoded by the coding sequence ATGGACGTGGTTACGGGAGGCGTGATGCCAGCACCCAAGGAGCTCGACCCAACCGCCAGCCCAGCGGCACATTTCGGTGCCGATCTACGCAAATACCGATATGCCGCTAAATGGACTCAGGAACAGCTCGCCGAGCGCATCGGCTACAGCAAGAGCCGTATCGGCAACGTAGAACGCGGAGAGGAGAACCCCACGCGCGAGTTGATCGAGCTCTGCGAAGAGGCACTTGGCCTCAACGGCCCCCTGCTCTCCCACTGGCCGGCCATCAGCGGCAACCGGATGCCCGATTGGTTCCGTCAGTGGCCGCCGATCGAGCGGAAAGCCGATCAGCTCCTCACCTGGGCCCCTCTCATCGTGCCCGGACTGGTACAGACGGAGGAGTACGCGCGTGCGATCTTCGAGGGCGGGCCGCACGCGACCCCGCAGCAGGTTGACGAAGCGGCCGAGGCCCGAGTGGATCGACAATCCATATTCAATCGGCCGAATCCCCCTCAATTCCTTGCTGTGATAGACGAAGGCATCCTGTATCGTCCGATTGGAGACGAGTTCGTAACCCACCGCCAGCTAGAACACCTGATCACTTTGGCCGAGAACAAGTGGTTCACAGTCCAACTACTCCCGTACGCAGCCCGGTGTACGGCAGTGCTGGTGGGCCCAGCTCTCTTGGCACAGCAGAACGGAGTGCCGATCGCCGCCTACGTCGAATCAGCCGTCCACGGTCGCGTCGTTGACTCCACCAGCGAGATCAAGCGACTCGTGGACCGACTCGAACTCATACGCAGCGCGGCACTCCCTGAGTATCTGTCAGTGCAGCGGATCAAGGAGAGATTGCAGCGTGGAGTTGAATGA
- a CDS encoding glutamate--cysteine ligase: MGRDLDKERFTEAEYAAFGERIREQLGVLRELLATPGFGEGPATIGAELELFLVDERGRPLPRNSQVLEALGDPRVVLELGRYNIEVNLTPTPLAGRPFERLSGEVQETVVKVDGAVEGGGALPIGILPTLDAEDFTVGAMSDQNRYRAMSRGIRRLRLEPFLVKIDDLELSVEDVILESANTSWQVHMRTPPERFARLFNAAQLAIGPVLAACGNSPFFLGRRLWEETRIALMEEAADDRDVQRRERRDGRVTFGSDWVREGAYELFERYVRDYDPVLPDLRDDAEPYEVPELRLHQGTIWQWNRPVYDPADGGHLRIEMRALPAGPSCADMAANTAFLLGLTLSQAERDLTGFRFGEAYQNFYRAAMHGLDAKLSWPGSDAEFEAADLVLRLLPEAREGLLAAGVTPSDADGALDVIAQRTRLRRTGAVWQREALERFEGDRERLVQRYRELSLSGLPVHLWP; the protein is encoded by the coding sequence ATGGGACGAGATCTAGATAAGGAGCGGTTCACCGAGGCGGAGTACGCCGCCTTCGGGGAGCGGATCCGGGAGCAGCTCGGGGTCCTGCGCGAGCTGCTCGCCACCCCCGGCTTCGGCGAGGGCCCGGCCACGATCGGGGCCGAGCTGGAGCTGTTCCTGGTCGACGAGCGGGGCCGGCCGCTGCCCCGCAACAGCCAGGTGCTCGAAGCCCTCGGTGACCCCCGCGTGGTGCTGGAGCTGGGCCGCTACAACATTGAAGTGAACCTGACCCCCACCCCGCTGGCCGGGCGGCCCTTCGAGCGGCTGAGCGGCGAGGTGCAGGAGACGGTCGTCAAGGTGGACGGGGCCGTGGAGGGCGGGGGCGCGCTGCCCATCGGCATCCTGCCCACGCTCGACGCCGAGGACTTCACGGTCGGCGCGATGAGCGACCAGAACCGCTACCGGGCCATGAGCAGGGGCATCAGGCGGTTGCGGCTGGAGCCGTTCCTGGTCAAGATCGACGATTTGGAGCTGTCGGTGGAGGACGTGATCCTCGAGAGCGCCAACACCTCCTGGCAGGTGCACATGCGCACGCCGCCCGAGCGCTTCGCGCGGCTGTTCAACGCCGCCCAGCTCGCCATCGGCCCGGTGCTGGCCGCCTGCGGGAACTCGCCGTTCTTCCTGGGCAGGCGGCTGTGGGAGGAGACGCGCATCGCGCTGATGGAGGAGGCCGCCGACGACCGGGACGTGCAGCGGCGCGAGCGCAGGGACGGGCGGGTCACGTTCGGCTCCGACTGGGTGCGCGAGGGGGCGTACGAGCTGTTCGAGCGGTACGTGCGGGACTACGATCCCGTGCTGCCCGATCTGCGGGACGACGCGGAGCCGTACGAGGTGCCGGAGTTGCGGCTGCACCAGGGCACGATCTGGCAGTGGAACCGGCCCGTGTACGACCCGGCCGACGGCGGCCACCTGCGGATCGAGATGCGGGCGCTGCCGGCGGGGCCCTCGTGCGCGGACATGGCGGCCAACACGGCGTTCCTGCTGGGGCTCACGCTGTCGCAGGCGGAGCGGGACCTGACCGGCTTCCGGTTCGGGGAGGCGTACCAGAACTTCTACCGCGCCGCCATGCACGGGCTGGACGCCAAGCTCTCCTGGCCCGGCTCCGACGCCGAATTCGAGGCCGCCGACCTGGTGCTCCGCCTGCTGCCCGAGGCGCGGGAAGGGCTGCTCGCGGCGGGGGTGACGCCGTCTGACGCCGACGGCGCGCTGGACGTGATCGCGCAGCGCACCCGGCTGCGCCGCACGGGCGCGGTCTGGCAGCGGGAGGCTCTGGAGCGTTTCGAGGGCGACAGGGAACGGCTCGTCCAGCGTTACCGCGAGCTGTCACTGTCGGGGCTTCCGGTGCATTTGTGGCCCTGA
- a CDS encoding acyl-CoA dehydrogenase family protein, whose protein sequence is MGRYLIEPFDRSDRYATERYQGAAGRNWWTCDPTLRLLMRRHLGEGFAWAEPRLDRLGALMGGLVAESAEETDRNPPRLEKYDKWGRDVSEVVMPPSFHTARQALMEDNFTSPSFAAEARAHGADPAALGAAWTYLLDQADIGMGCALGTGGDMVVSLADKYAPEDVRDRVREIFANGYYSGEAAQMFTERTGGSDLAALEATAEPAGDAWLLTGFKWFASNANGSAFVVLARRPDGNVSPFLVLWERRDGSRNGLRIRRLKDKLGTRSVASAEVEFSDAEAFPLFGEGTTGSGLGTMMKLTNASRLGVAMMGVGVARRALVESICYARAREAFGRPLIDQPLMRRKLSELIVEVEAAQALAFDGLAGPRLRITPALIKLRAARLGVTAASDAIEVHGGNGYIEQWPVARLLRDAQVNPIWEGGDNILCLDVRRAMVKEQAHLPFLDRLRDLATSGLLHARIDDLAKAVTAWAALEPSVAEERLYPLAQFMADVYAAALLEDQATWGLDDGRKALVARLYAEAHLVEHGPLRGIDRPAEGQELFDDLLSGAVAL, encoded by the coding sequence ATGGGGCGCTATCTCATCGAACCTTTCGACCGCAGCGACCGTTACGCCACCGAGCGCTACCAGGGCGCCGCCGGGCGCAACTGGTGGACCTGCGATCCCACGCTGCGCCTGCTCATGCGGCGCCACCTGGGCGAGGGCTTCGCCTGGGCGGAGCCGCGCCTGGACCGGCTGGGCGCGCTGATGGGCGGGCTCGTGGCCGAGTCCGCGGAGGAGACCGACCGCAACCCGCCGCGGCTGGAGAAGTACGACAAGTGGGGCAGGGACGTCAGCGAGGTCGTCATGCCGCCGTCCTTTCACACGGCCCGGCAGGCGCTCATGGAGGACAACTTCACCTCGCCGTCCTTCGCCGCCGAGGCCCGGGCGCACGGGGCTGATCCGGCCGCGCTCGGCGCCGCCTGGACGTACCTGCTCGATCAGGCCGACATCGGGATGGGCTGTGCGCTCGGTACCGGCGGGGACATGGTGGTCTCCCTCGCCGACAAGTACGCGCCCGAGGACGTACGCGATCGGGTGCGGGAGATCTTCGCCAACGGCTACTACTCCGGCGAAGCCGCTCAGATGTTCACCGAGCGGACGGGCGGCTCGGACCTGGCCGCGCTGGAGGCCACGGCGGAGCCCGCCGGCGACGCGTGGCTGCTGACCGGCTTCAAGTGGTTCGCGTCCAACGCCAACGGCTCCGCGTTCGTGGTGCTGGCCAGGCGCCCTGACGGGAACGTGTCGCCGTTCCTCGTGCTGTGGGAGCGGCGGGACGGAAGCCGCAACGGCCTGCGGATCCGGAGGCTCAAGGACAAGCTCGGCACCCGTTCGGTCGCCTCGGCGGAGGTCGAGTTCAGCGACGCGGAGGCGTTCCCTCTTTTCGGAGAGGGCACCACCGGCTCCGGGCTCGGGACCATGATGAAGCTCACCAACGCCTCCAGGCTCGGCGTGGCCATGATGGGCGTCGGCGTGGCCAGGCGCGCGCTCGTGGAGTCGATCTGCTACGCCCGGGCCCGCGAGGCGTTCGGCCGGCCGCTCATCGACCAGCCGCTCATGCGCCGCAAGCTGAGCGAGCTGATCGTCGAGGTCGAGGCCGCCCAGGCGCTCGCCTTCGACGGCCTCGCCGGCCCCCGCCTGCGCATCACCCCCGCCCTGATCAAGCTGCGCGCCGCCCGCCTCGGCGTGACGGCGGCGAGCGACGCGATCGAGGTGCACGGAGGCAACGGCTACATCGAGCAGTGGCCGGTGGCCCGCCTCCTGCGCGACGCCCAGGTCAACCCGATCTGGGAGGGCGGCGACAACATCCTCTGCCTCGACGTGCGGCGGGCCATGGTGAAGGAGCAGGCCCACCTGCCCTTCCTCGACCGCCTGCGCGACCTGGCCACCTCCGGCCTGCTGCACGCCCGCATCGACGACCTCGCCAAGGCCGTCACGGCGTGGGCCGCGCTGGAGCCCTCGGTGGCGGAGGAGCGGCTGTATCCGCTGGCGCAGTTCATGGCCGACGTGTACGCCGCCGCCCTGCTGGAGGACCAGGCCACCTGGGGGCTCGACGACGGCCGCAAGGCGCTGGTGGCCCGGCTCTACGCCGAGGCCCACCTCGTGGAGCACGGCCCGCTGCGCGGGATCGACCGCCCGGCGGAGGGCCAGGAGCTGTTCGACGACCTCCTTTCAGGGGCTGTCGCGCTCTGA